The DNA sequence CCAGGGAGTGGAGATGGTAATGCCCGGGGACAATGTGATAATGGATGTAGAGTTATTGACGCCGATAGCGATGGAGAAGCAGTTGAGGTTTGCAATCAGGGAAGGCGGCCACACAGTA is a window from the Elusimicrobiota bacterium genome containing:
- the tuf gene encoding elongation factor Tu (EF-Tu; promotes GTP-dependent binding of aminoacyl-tRNA to the A-site of ribosomes during protein biosynthesis; when the tRNA anticodon matches the mRNA codon, GTP hydrolysis results; the inactive EF-Tu-GDP leaves the ribosome and release of GDP is promoted by elongation factor Ts; many prokaryotes have two copies of the gene encoding EF-Tu), with product QGVEMVMPGDNVIMDVELLTPIAMEKQLRFAIREGGHTVGAGVVTEIIE